A single window of Selenomonadales bacterium DNA harbors:
- a CDS encoding cob(I)yrinic acid a,c-diamide adenosyltransferase gives MVKLNKIYTRTGDGGTTGLVTGKRRLKSDLRIEAYGTVDETNSVIGMARVHLGELHADVDKMLGHMQNDLFDLGADLATPVDELPSGHAPLRITASQTARVEAEIDALNERLQALTSFVLPGGTPAASTLHMARTVARRAERLMVALANLPDEQVNPEGVRYINRASDLLFVAARIANDEGRADVLWVPGQHR, from the coding sequence ATGGTCAAGCTCAACAAGATCTACACGCGCACCGGCGACGGCGGAACAACCGGTCTCGTCACGGGCAAGCGCAGACTCAAATCTGACCTTCGCATCGAGGCCTATGGCACGGTCGACGAAACCAATTCAGTCATCGGCATGGCGCGCGTGCATCTGGGTGAGCTCCATGCCGATGTCGACAAGATGCTCGGCCACATGCAGAACGACCTGTTCGACCTGGGCGCCGATCTTGCAACGCCGGTTGACGAACTGCCGTCCGGGCATGCTCCGTTGCGGATCACCGCCAGCCAGACGGCCCGCGTGGAGGCCGAGATCGATGCGCTCAACGAGCGGCTGCAAGCCCTGACCTCCTTCGTGTTGCCGGGGGGAACGCCGGCTGCATCCACCTTGCACATGGCGCGCACTGTCGCGCGTCGGGCCGAGCGCTTGATGGTTGCGCTTGCGAATCTGCCGGATGAGCAGGTCAACCCCGAAGGTGTGCGTTACATCAATCGCGCCTCGGACCTGTTGTTCGTCGCGGCGCGCATCGCCAACGACGAGGGGCGCGCCGACGTGCTGTGGGTGCCGGGTCAGCATCGCTAG
- a CDS encoding DUF1289 domain-containing protein: protein MNAAVQTVSSPCVAVCRLDASSGLCVGCARSSAEIAQWVRMSEHERLAVMAQLSGRFVQWPALQAARSALDEVAVPPGSCHRPDMP from the coding sequence TTGAACGCCGCCGTGCAAACAGTCTCATCGCCCTGCGTGGCAGTTTGCCGGCTTGATGCGTCCAGTGGGCTGTGTGTCGGCTGCGCACGCAGCAGCGCCGAAATCGCCCAGTGGGTGCGCATGAGCGAGCACGAGCGGCTGGCGGTGATGGCCCAGCTATCCGGCCGCTTCGTGCAATGGCCGGCGCTGCAAGCGGCGCGCAGCGCCCTTGATGAAGTGGCAGTGCCGCCCGGCTCATGCCATCGACCCGATATGCCCTGA